From one Flavobacterium sp. N502536 genomic stretch:
- a CDS encoding ATP-binding protein, protein MQFSQILGQDYIKSHLIKSAASGRIPHAQLFIGPEGSGTLSTAIAYAQYILCNNTGDENSNGNDSCNLKFQNISHPDLHFIYPTVTTEDVKTKPKSLDFIQDWRTFIQETPYGGLFDWYKMLGVQNKQGEIRVEDAQEVLKSLSLKSYEGGYKIMIIWMADKMNIAASNKLLKLLEEPSDKTIFILISENEEDIIQTIRSRCQVIHFNGLPEKVIAEALMVKENIDEKLAFKIAHQAQGNFSKALHLIKEDDSEYPFEQWFVNWVRAAFRAKGNAAAIQDLITWSEEIAALGRESQKKFIQFCIEMFRQALLLNYQAPTLVYIEPKVDKFKLENFAPFVNGNNIHEIFKELSDAMYHIERNGNAKIILTDLSIKLTRLIHKK, encoded by the coding sequence ATGCAATTTTCTCAAATTTTAGGTCAAGACTACATCAAAAGTCACTTGATAAAAAGTGCAGCTTCCGGAAGAATTCCGCACGCGCAATTATTCATTGGGCCGGAAGGAAGCGGCACATTATCAACGGCAATTGCTTATGCGCAATATATTTTGTGCAACAATACGGGAGACGAAAACTCGAATGGAAATGATTCGTGCAATTTGAAATTTCAAAACATCTCACATCCCGATCTGCATTTTATTTATCCAACAGTAACCACCGAAGACGTAAAAACAAAACCCAAAAGTTTAGATTTTATTCAGGACTGGCGCACTTTTATTCAGGAAACACCTTACGGCGGATTATTTGACTGGTATAAAATGCTGGGGGTTCAAAACAAACAAGGAGAAATTCGTGTTGAAGATGCACAGGAAGTTTTAAAATCACTTTCGTTAAAATCATACGAAGGCGGTTACAAAATTATGATTATCTGGATGGCCGATAAAATGAATATTGCCGCCTCCAACAAACTTCTGAAATTATTGGAAGAACCTTCCGATAAAACCATTTTCATCCTAATTTCAGAAAACGAAGAAGATATTATTCAAACTATACGTTCTCGTTGTCAGGTCATTCACTTTAACGGACTTCCCGAAAAAGTAATTGCCGAAGCCTTAATGGTCAAAGAAAATATCGACGAGAAATTAGCCTTTAAAATTGCGCATCAGGCACAGGGAAATTTCAGTAAAGCCTTACATCTTATAAAAGAAGACGATTCAGAATATCCTTTCGAACAATGGTTTGTCAATTGGGTTCGTGCGGCCTTTAGAGCAAAAGGAAATGCAGCAGCCATTCAGGATTTAATAACCTGGAGTGAAGAAATTGCAGCCCTTGGACGTGAAAGCCAGAAAAAATTCATCCAGTTTTGTATCGAAATGTTTCGTCAGGCACTATTGCTCAACTATCAGGCTCCCACTCTTGTTTACATTGAGCCGAAAGTAGACAAATTTAAACTCGAAAATTTTGCGCCTTTTGTCAACGGAAATAACATTCACGAAATTTTCAAAGAACTTTCAGATGCCATGTATCACATTGAAAGAAACGGAAATGCAAAAATAATTCTAACCGATTTATCTATAAAACTGACTCGTTTAATTCACAAAAAATAG
- a CDS encoding DoxX family protein gives MNNVASILLLAFLALTFLQSGYEKIFYWKDNVEWLKGHFAKTRLKNQVPLALLHLLILELISGVLCVVGAIQLLTNSGREFGFYGAIFSCITLLMMLFGQRLAKDYDGARTIVIYFIPAVMAVYWLN, from the coding sequence ATGAATAATGTTGCCTCCATTTTACTATTAGCATTTTTAGCCTTAACGTTCTTACAATCAGGATACGAAAAAATATTTTACTGGAAAGACAATGTCGAGTGGCTTAAAGGCCATTTTGCGAAAACAAGACTAAAAAATCAGGTACCACTTGCCCTGCTCCATCTTTTAATTTTAGAATTAATTTCAGGAGTTTTATGTGTTGTAGGTGCCATACAATTACTCACCAACAGCGGTCGCGAATTTGGTTTTTACGGAGCCATATTCTCCTGCATTACTTTGTTAATGATGCTTTTTGGTCAACGATTAGCTAAAGATTACGACGGTGCAAGAACCATTGTTATTTATTTTATTCCAGCCGTAATGGCCGTTTACTGGTTGAATTAA
- a CDS encoding acyl-CoA thioesterase produces the protein MNPKHPSESLTILTDLVLPSETNPLNNLFGGELLARMDRAASIAARRHSRRIVVTASVNHVAFNRAISLGSVVTVEAKVSRSFKSSMEVFIDVWVEDRESGSRTKANEAIYTFVAVDDTGRPVEVPPIVPESELEIQRYDAALRRKQLSLVLAGKMLPSDATELKALFL, from the coding sequence ATGAATCCAAAACACCCATCAGAGTCCCTGACCATCTTAACCGATTTAGTTTTACCAAGTGAAACAAATCCTTTAAACAACCTTTTTGGTGGCGAATTATTAGCCCGAATGGATCGCGCAGCAAGTATTGCGGCCCGCAGACATTCCCGTCGAATTGTAGTGACAGCCTCTGTCAATCACGTTGCTTTCAACAGAGCTATTTCGTTAGGAAGCGTTGTAACTGTCGAAGCCAAAGTTTCAAGATCATTCAAAAGTTCAATGGAAGTTTTTATCGATGTCTGGGTAGAAGATCGTGAATCCGGAAGCCGAACAAAAGCCAATGAAGCTATTTATACATTTGTTGCCGTTGACGATACCGGAAGACCAGTCGAAGTTCCGCCAATTGTACCCGAAAGTGAGCTCGAAATACAGCGTTATGATGCTGCTTTACGTCGCAAACAGCTGAGTTTAGTGCTCGCCGGTAAAATGTTACCTTCTGATGCTACCGAACTAAAGGCTTTATTTTTATAG
- the recA gene encoding recombinase RecA, producing the protein MSSEKDAKLKALQLTLDKLDKTYGKGTVMKMGDKAIVEVETISSGSLGVDLALGVNGYPRGRIIEIYGPESSGKTTLTLHAIAEAQKAGGIAAFIDAEHAFDRNYAEKLGVDIENLIISQPDNGEQALEIAENLIRSGAIDIVVIDSVAALTPKSEIEGEMGDSKMGLHARLMSQALRKLTGTISKTNCTVFFINQLREKIGVMFGNPETTTGGNALKFYASVRLDIRRSSQIKDGENVIGNRTKVKIVKNKVAPPFKTAEFDIMYGEGVSKTGEILDLAVEFEIVKKAGSWFSYGDTKLGQGRDAVKALIKDNPELADELELKIKAHIKELAGA; encoded by the coding sequence ATGAGTTCAGAGAAAGATGCCAAATTAAAAGCGCTACAACTTACGCTTGACAAACTAGATAAAACTTACGGAAAAGGAACCGTAATGAAAATGGGCGATAAAGCCATTGTAGAAGTTGAAACGATTTCTTCAGGTTCTCTTGGTGTCGATTTAGCGCTTGGAGTAAATGGTTACCCTAGAGGAAGAATAATTGAAATTTACGGTCCGGAATCATCTGGAAAGACCACTTTAACCTTACATGCTATTGCTGAAGCTCAAAAAGCTGGCGGAATAGCTGCTTTTATCGATGCTGAGCACGCTTTTGATAGAAATTATGCTGAAAAATTAGGCGTAGATATCGAAAACCTGATCATTTCACAACCGGATAACGGAGAACAGGCTTTAGAAATTGCCGAAAACCTGATTCGCTCAGGAGCAATTGATATTGTTGTAATTGACTCGGTTGCTGCCTTAACACCAAAGAGTGAAATCGAAGGTGAAATGGGAGATTCTAAAATGGGACTTCACGCACGATTGATGTCACAGGCGTTAAGAAAATTAACCGGTACCATCAGCAAAACAAACTGTACTGTTTTCTTCATCAACCAGTTGAGAGAAAAAATCGGTGTTATGTTTGGAAACCCTGAAACCACAACCGGAGGTAACGCTTTAAAATTCTACGCTTCTGTACGTTTAGACATCCGTCGTTCTTCTCAAATTAAAGACGGTGAGAATGTTATCGGAAACAGAACCAAAGTTAAAATCGTAAAAAACAAAGTTGCTCCGCCTTTTAAAACGGCCGAATTCGACATCATGTACGGAGAAGGAGTTTCGAAAACGGGTGAAATTCTTGATTTGGCGGTTGAATTTGAAATCGTTAAAAAAGCAGGATCATGGTTTAGCTATGGAGACACTAAATTAGGACAAGGTCGTGATGCCGTAAAAGCCCTAATTAAAGACAATCCGGAATTAGCGGACGAATTAGAACTTAAAATTAAAGCACATATCAAAGAATTAGCAGGCGCTTAA
- a CDS encoding lysophospholipid acyltransferase family protein, which yields MKGLKVVFWVLWRIWFYILMAIPILIMLPFLLISIASERGYPYFFKMARIWAKFILFGMGFYYKIEREEKLVKNKSYMIVANHTSMTDIMLMLAVVRNPFVFVGKKELSKIPLFGFFYKRTCILVDRNSSKSKNEVFKRAQNRLNQGLSICIFPEGGVPDDESILLDEFKDGAFRLAIDHQIPIVPIVFADNKERFSYTFLSGSPGKMRVKVLPFVATKGLTSDHRKELRDQVRQLIYKGLLMFKKNER from the coding sequence ATGAAAGGATTAAAAGTTGTTTTTTGGGTTTTATGGCGCATATGGTTTTACATTTTAATGGCCATTCCGATATTGATTATGTTGCCGTTTTTGCTAATTTCTATTGCATCGGAGAGGGGTTATCCCTATTTCTTTAAAATGGCCCGCATTTGGGCTAAATTTATCCTTTTCGGGATGGGTTTTTATTATAAAATCGAGCGCGAAGAGAAGCTGGTTAAAAATAAAAGCTATATGATTGTCGCCAATCATACTTCAATGACCGACATTATGCTGATGCTGGCTGTCGTTCGAAATCCGTTTGTTTTTGTTGGGAAAAAGGAGCTTTCAAAAATCCCTCTGTTTGGATTTTTCTATAAAAGAACTTGTATTTTGGTGGATCGAAATTCTTCAAAAAGTAAAAATGAAGTTTTCAAAAGGGCACAAAACAGACTTAATCAGGGACTTAGTATTTGTATTTTTCCTGAAGGCGGAGTTCCTGATGACGAATCTATTTTACTGGATGAGTTCAAAGACGGTGCCTTTCGTTTGGCGATAGACCACCAGATTCCGATTGTTCCAATTGTTTTTGCCGATAACAAAGAAAGATTTTCGTATACTTTTTTAAGCGGAAGCCCTGGTAAAATGCGTGTAAAAGTATTACCCTTTGTGGCTACAAAAGGATTAACATCGGACCATAGAAAAGAACTTCGCGATCAGGTAAGACAGCTGATTTATAAAGGTTTGCTGATGTTTAAAAAGAATGAAAGATAA
- the trpS gene encoding tryptophan--tRNA ligase yields MAKILTGVQSTGTPHLGNLLGAIIPAIELSNDPANESFLFIADLHSITQIKEGKTLRENTYSTAAAWLACGLNPDKVTFYRQSDVVQTTELTWYLSCFFPFQRLTLAHSFKDKADRLDDVNAGLFTYPMLMAADILLYDAEFVPVGKDQLQHLEITRDVASRFNHQMGETFVIPEAKIQEDGKLIPGTNGGKMSKSANNLINIFLDDKTIRKQVMSIETDSTPLEEPKNPDTCNAFAIYSLLATETQIAEMRANYLGGNYGYGHAKQALFELIIEKFKTEREKYTYYMNNLEEVDALLKKGASKASVIADGVLAKVRQVLGFGQ; encoded by the coding sequence ATGGCAAAAATACTTACTGGTGTTCAGAGTACTGGAACGCCACACTTAGGCAATTTGTTGGGAGCAATTATTCCGGCAATCGAATTATCAAATGACCCGGCAAACGAATCTTTTTTGTTTATTGCTGATTTACACTCCATTACACAAATTAAAGAGGGCAAAACGCTAAGAGAAAATACATACAGCACTGCAGCGGCTTGGCTTGCCTGTGGTTTAAATCCTGATAAAGTAACCTTCTACAGACAATCTGATGTGGTTCAAACTACAGAATTAACCTGGTACCTAAGTTGCTTTTTTCCATTTCAACGTTTGACTTTGGCACATTCGTTCAAAGATAAAGCAGATCGTTTAGACGACGTTAATGCCGGACTTTTTACTTATCCGATGTTAATGGCCGCCGATATTTTATTGTATGATGCAGAATTTGTTCCGGTTGGAAAAGATCAATTGCAGCATTTAGAAATCACGCGTGATGTAGCTTCGCGTTTCAACCATCAAATGGGCGAAACGTTTGTAATTCCAGAGGCTAAAATTCAGGAAGACGGCAAATTGATTCCGGGAACAAACGGTGGAAAAATGAGTAAATCAGCCAATAATCTCATCAACATTTTCCTTGACGATAAAACAATTCGCAAGCAGGTCATGAGTATTGAAACGGACAGTACACCACTCGAAGAGCCTAAAAACCCGGATACCTGCAATGCATTTGCTATCTATTCCTTGCTGGCAACCGAAACGCAAATTGCCGAAATGAGAGCCAATTATTTAGGTGGAAACTATGGTTATGGTCATGCCAAACAAGCTTTGTTTGAACTGATTATAGAAAAATTCAAAACCGAAAGAGAAAAATACACTTACTACATGAACAACCTTGAAGAAGTAGATGCTTTACTCAAAAAAGGGGCATCAAAAGCTTCCGTAATTGCTGATGGTGTATTGGCAAAAGTAAGACAGGTCCTTGGATTTGGTCAATAA